In one window of Paraflavitalea soli DNA:
- a CDS encoding multicopper oxidase family protein produces MKIRSKRRYFIAAAITLFTAGAFAQQVVHYDLYMKDTVVNYAGKKKRAIAVNGQLPMPTLEFTEGDTAEIVVHNQLKESTSLHWHGIFLPNQEDGVPYLTQKPIAPGAVYTYRFPIIQTGTHWYHSHSGLQEQIGMYGNFIMHKKAGDKTFRKGIDDLPGIPLILSEWTNLDPDNVHRMLHAANDWFAIQKGATQSYAEAIRSGQFNTKVTNEWKRMLAMDVSDVYYNKVLMNGANSSQLNSIEGKELKGGDKVRLRIANGGASSYFWLRYGGGKMTVVASDGNDVAPVEVDRLIIAVSETYDIVVTIPTDGLSYEFSATTEDRTQSASWFIGNGQRRAMPRMPRLKYFEGMKMMNGMMKMNGDLDDMGMNMSWNQMDMNVVMYPEITGEEKKKGKKAATSDIVTLNYAMLQSPQDTKLPAGAPVREIRFTLTGNMNRYVWSMDNRVLTEADKIPVKKGEVLRIMLYNNSMMRHPIHLHGFDFRLINGKGDHAPMKNIIDIMPMENETIEFLANEEGDWFFHCHILYHMMAGMNRVFAVGDYKNPALPDRAKAYRMLQRESNMPHLTAQNDLATNGNDGEAMLMNARWNLGTEWRLGYNDMHGYEVETHLGRFIGKMQWLMPFIGFDWRYRKMGIDEHEKNLFGQANKKDDRAAISLGVVYTLPMLVNMQAEVYHDGLFRVSLMREDIPVAKRLRAGFMVNTDLEYMGDLRYIITRNLGIRTHYDSDMGFGAGIVLTY; encoded by the coding sequence ATGAAAATAAGATCCAAGAGGCGTTATTTCATTGCCGCCGCCATTACGCTGTTTACGGCAGGCGCATTTGCACAACAAGTAGTGCACTATGATCTCTACATGAAGGACACGGTGGTCAACTATGCGGGCAAGAAAAAAAGAGCCATTGCTGTCAATGGTCAGCTACCGATGCCGACGCTGGAGTTTACCGAAGGCGATACTGCCGAGATCGTCGTGCACAACCAATTGAAAGAAAGCACCTCTCTGCACTGGCATGGCATCTTTCTGCCCAACCAAGAAGATGGGGTTCCCTACCTGACCCAAAAGCCGATCGCACCGGGGGCGGTGTATACTTACCGGTTCCCGATCATACAGACGGGCACACACTGGTATCACTCGCACTCGGGTCTCCAGGAGCAGATAGGCATGTACGGTAATTTTATCATGCATAAAAAGGCGGGAGATAAGACCTTCAGAAAAGGAATAGATGATCTGCCCGGGATCCCCCTCATTCTTAGCGAGTGGACCAATCTGGATCCCGACAACGTGCACCGGATGCTGCATGCCGCCAATGACTGGTTTGCCATCCAAAAAGGCGCCACCCAGAGTTATGCAGAAGCGATTCGCAGCGGCCAATTCAACACCAAGGTGACCAATGAGTGGAAACGCATGCTGGCCATGGATGTAAGCGATGTGTATTACAACAAGGTGTTGATGAATGGGGCCAACAGTTCCCAACTCAACAGTATTGAGGGCAAAGAACTCAAAGGGGGCGACAAGGTCCGGCTTCGCATTGCCAACGGAGGCGCCTCGTCCTACTTCTGGCTGCGCTACGGCGGCGGGAAGATGACGGTGGTGGCCAGCGATGGTAACGATGTAGCGCCGGTAGAAGTTGACAGGCTTATTATCGCGGTATCTGAAACCTATGATATTGTGGTGACCATTCCAACGGATGGACTGTCTTACGAGTTTTCTGCTACAACTGAAGACCGTACGCAGTCAGCATCCTGGTTCATCGGTAATGGCCAGCGCCGGGCCATGCCGCGGATGCCGCGCCTGAAATATTTTGAGGGGATGAAGATGATGAATGGCATGATGAAGATGAACGGTGACCTGGACGATATGGGTATGAACATGAGCTGGAACCAGATGGATATGAACGTGGTCATGTACCCGGAAATCACGGGTGAGGAAAAGAAAAAAGGTAAGAAAGCGGCCACCAGCGATATCGTTACACTCAATTATGCCATGCTGCAATCCCCGCAGGATACCAAACTGCCGGCCGGAGCGCCGGTGAGGGAGATCAGGTTCACCCTCACCGGTAATATGAACCGCTATGTGTGGAGTATGGACAACCGTGTACTCACGGAAGCAGACAAGATTCCGGTGAAAAAAGGCGAGGTACTCAGGATCATGCTGTACAACAACTCGATGATGCGGCACCCCATTCACCTGCATGGTTTTGACTTCCGGCTGATCAATGGCAAAGGGGATCATGCTCCGATGAAAAACATCATCGACATCATGCCGATGGAAAACGAAACGATCGAGTTCCTGGCAAACGAGGAAGGTGACTGGTTCTTCCATTGCCATATCCTTTACCACATGATGGCTGGCATGAACCGCGTATTTGCTGTGGGCGATTATAAAAATCCGGCACTGCCCGATAGGGCCAAAGCTTACCGGATGCTGCAGCGTGAAAGCAATATGCCTCATCTGACGGCCCAGAACGATCTTGCTACCAATGGTAATGATGGGGAGGCGATGCTGATGAATGCGCGGTGGAACCTGGGTACAGAATGGCGCCTGGGATACAACGACATGCACGGTTATGAAGTGGAGACACACCTGGGGCGCTTTATCGGAAAAATGCAATGGCTGATGCCTTTTATCGGTTTCGATTGGCGTTACCGGAAAATGGGCATTGACGAACATGAAAAGAACCTTTTTGGGCAGGCCAACAAAAAGGACGACCGGGCGGCCATCAGCCTCGGCGTGGTGTATACGCTGCCCATGCTGGTCAATATGCAGGCAGAGGTTTACCATGACGGGCTCTTCCGGGTGTCGCTGATGCGCGAGGATATCCCGGTGGCCAAAAGACTCCGGGCAGGTTTTATGGTCAATACCGATCTGGAATACATGGGTGATCTTCGTTACATTATTACCCGTAATCTAGGTATACGTACGCATTATGATTCGGACATGGGTTTCGGGGCAGGCATTGTGCTGACTTACTAG
- a CDS encoding cold-shock protein, whose protein sequence is MARSQETFNKREREKQRIKKAQEKQEKMKERKENKEKGTSLEDMMAYLDENGNLTTTPPNPGQIRKTFRQEEIQISVPKQEDRPAEEARTGVVAFFNDHKGFGFINDAQTGERIFVHVNNLSGPIKEHDKVTFEVERSPKGFVAVNVVLIK, encoded by the coding sequence ATGGCAAGATCCCAGGAAACATTTAACAAAAGAGAAAGAGAAAAACAGCGCATTAAGAAAGCACAGGAGAAGCAGGAGAAGATGAAAGAGCGCAAAGAGAACAAAGAAAAAGGTACCAGCCTCGAAGACATGATGGCTTACCTGGATGAAAACGGTAATCTAACTACCACACCACCCAACCCCGGGCAAATCAGGAAGACCTTCCGCCAGGAAGAAATTCAGATCAGTGTTCCTAAACAGGAAGACAGACCAGCAGAAGAAGCCCGAACGGGCGTCGTTGCTTTTTTCAATGACCACAAAGGATTTGGCTTCATTAATGACGCACAGACCGGCGAACGGATATTTGTGCATGTCAACAATTTATCGGGCCCTATCAAGGAGCATGATAAAGTAACCTTCGAAGTAGAAAGAAGTCCCAAAGGCTTTGTAGCCGTAAACGTAGTACTGATCAAATAA
- a CDS encoding DUF3347 domain-containing protein has protein sequence MKNLLIVFAILLVSASSYAQHTDQLLNDYLGVKNALVASDGKAASQAIATFYSNVQEEASGSSMAELLKATEKLHGAGSNLDKQRAAFNDVSTSLWKMVKDSDKVSAPVYYQFCPMKKAFWLSSEKEIRNPYYGSAMMTCGKVTDTKN, from the coding sequence GATCCTATTAGTTAGTGCTTCGTCATACGCCCAGCATACAGATCAGTTACTCAATGATTATCTCGGCGTGAAAAATGCGCTGGTTGCCAGCGATGGCAAGGCGGCATCGCAGGCCATCGCAACATTCTACAGCAACGTACAGGAAGAAGCAAGCGGATCTTCCATGGCGGAACTATTGAAAGCCACCGAAAAGCTGCATGGCGCCGGTAGTAACCTGGATAAACAAAGGGCGGCATTCAACGACGTCTCTACCTCGTTGTGGAAAATGGTAAAGGACAGCGACAAGGTCAGCGCTCCGGTCTACTACCAATTCTGCCCTATGAAAAAGGCTTTCTGGCTGAGCAGCGAAAAGGAAATCAGGAATCCCTACTATGGCTCCGCCATGATGACCTGTGGCAAGGTAACCGATACTAAAAATTAA
- a CDS encoding DUF4345 domain-containing protein, with protein MLTKKKNLHLLISAIIIIVVALAYGLFPNTMLPILFDFKVESVDLNNAFRATMGLYTGMVALWVMGVFKPCYWRAATLSNVFFMIGLASGRIISLLVDGVPSTSFSAGLALELALGLWGISNLNKYRSTADQ; from the coding sequence ATGCTGACAAAAAAGAAAAACCTGCACTTACTCATTTCGGCGATTATTATTATAGTTGTTGCATTGGCATACGGCCTGTTTCCCAATACTATGCTCCCAATACTTTTTGACTTCAAGGTGGAATCTGTTGATTTAAACAACGCCTTCAGAGCCACAATGGGATTGTACACAGGCATGGTGGCGCTTTGGGTAATGGGCGTCTTCAAACCATGCTACTGGCGCGCCGCAACGCTCTCAAACGTGTTTTTTATGATAGGTTTGGCATCCGGCAGGATCATCAGCCTCTTAGTAGACGGAGTTCCATCGACCTCCTTTTCAGCAGGACTTGCATTGGAATTGGCACTGGGCCTTTGGGGAATAAGCAACCTGAACAAATACAGATCAACTGCTGATCAATAA
- a CDS encoding aldehyde dehydrogenase family protein: MKTINQVYINGQFTTPHGEEVLELLNPATHQLLHQVILGDEQDVLAAIASAKQAFNSFSRTTKAQRMQYLQQLHDAIIKRVNDLQEVTIDEYGATRQRALWSNRLAAETFLLFKSLLADYSFEKQVGGSTVVMEPLGVEAILTAWNSNSGSICVKLAAAIAAGCTVVIKPSEFSAGQTQVLAECFHAAGLPAGVINIVNGRGNVLGPVLSSHPDVALISFTGSTQVGKQIARNAIDTMKRVTLELSGKSPNILLDDADLATAVPLAVNAVFNNNGQACIAGSRLLVPEHLLPTVKEMILTIVGKLKVGDPRIDSTDIGPLASVQQYERIQQYIRSGIESGAELLIGGPGRPDGLSAGNYVRPTVFANVTPDMKIAQEEIFGPVLSILTYRTEAEAIAMANDTIYGLLAYVSSSNEARALEVARQLKAGRVLINTLKHDPLAPFGGYKQSGIGREGGIYGLEACLEPKALIR, translated from the coding sequence ATGAAAACCATCAACCAGGTATATATCAACGGGCAGTTCACTACGCCACATGGCGAGGAAGTATTGGAACTCCTGAACCCCGCCACGCATCAATTGCTCCACCAGGTAATACTGGGCGATGAGCAGGATGTACTGGCGGCGATAGCCAGCGCGAAGCAGGCTTTTAACAGCTTTTCAAGGACCACTAAAGCACAACGGATGCAATACCTGCAACAGTTGCATGATGCCATCATCAAAAGGGTCAACGACCTCCAGGAAGTGACCATCGACGAATATGGGGCTACCCGGCAACGGGCCCTCTGGTCCAACCGGCTGGCCGCAGAAACCTTCCTGCTGTTTAAATCCCTGCTGGCAGATTATTCTTTTGAAAAACAAGTGGGCGGCTCTACCGTGGTGATGGAACCACTGGGTGTAGAAGCCATCCTCACCGCCTGGAATTCCAATTCCGGCTCCATCTGTGTAAAACTGGCGGCCGCCATCGCTGCAGGCTGTACCGTGGTGATCAAACCCAGCGAATTCAGCGCCGGGCAAACGCAGGTATTAGCCGAATGCTTTCATGCCGCAGGGTTGCCGGCCGGCGTCATCAACATCGTGAACGGCCGGGGCAATGTGCTGGGCCCTGTATTAAGCAGTCACCCGGATGTGGCCCTCATCTCCTTCACCGGTTCTACGCAGGTGGGTAAGCAGATCGCCCGTAATGCCATCGACACCATGAAACGCGTGACACTGGAGCTCAGCGGCAAATCGCCCAATATCCTGCTCGATGATGCCGACCTCGCAACAGCGGTTCCCCTGGCAGTCAATGCCGTTTTTAACAACAATGGCCAGGCTTGTATTGCCGGCTCGCGCCTGCTGGTACCGGAACATTTGTTGCCCACTGTAAAAGAGATGATCCTTACCATTGTGGGGAAACTCAAAGTAGGCGACCCGCGTATAGACAGTACCGATATCGGTCCGCTGGCCAGCGTGCAGCAATATGAGCGGATACAGCAGTATATCCGATCGGGCATAGAGAGCGGAGCAGAATTGCTGATCGGCGGCCCGGGCAGGCCGGATGGTCTTTCGGCCGGTAATTATGTAAGACCTACTGTATTTGCCAACGTGACACCCGATATGAAGATCGCACAGGAAGAGATATTCGGACCGGTGCTCAGCATCCTCACCTACCGTACCGAAGCGGAAGCCATTGCCATGGCCAATGATACTATTTACGGATTACTGGCCTATGTAAGCAGCAGCAACGAGGCGCGTGCCCTGGAGGTGGCCAGGCAACTGAAGGCCGGCCGGGTATTGATCAACACCTTGAAACACGATCCGCTGGCCCCCTTTGGCGGATACAAACAATCGGGTATAGGACGCGAAGGCGGCATCTATGGCCTGGAGGCCTGCCTCGAACCCAAAGCCCTTATCCGTTAA
- a CDS encoding M48 family metalloprotease: MVSKTAALQFLDELQGEYRRRGGVTPLGIRYRHHTRLPLPEEGYELMSKHFTANGYPVQEYEAYIGLIIAARDDYARYENHQNIWLLETLKNKLKKVFAFSKISFPDNVVLGTAQFGHFNAIATAPSRESDIKVIVMDDGLFTFLNGLAKIVSMVFDKRGEGNDGYSLSFDPADIDNNLKQNSFVHEKFIDLVATYFIKGHSMHAASFLPAYEHNAFASLLRDTAELFILAHEYGHIVHGHLAGNPEEEQAIADQFHVQTWEISWAKELQADTFACMLVMRHNHHLQDMEAALSFAGIRFLFAALEMLYIAKGSKPSLTHPSPRQRITRLVDSLYADTPDKELVDDMERFGMAITAVVHLLWEINVDTIEEQIRQATSA; the protein is encoded by the coding sequence ATGGTATCCAAAACAGCTGCGCTTCAATTTTTAGATGAGCTACAAGGGGAATATAGAAGACGGGGTGGTGTAACCCCGCTCGGCATACGGTACCGGCATCATACAAGGCTTCCCCTGCCGGAAGAGGGGTATGAACTGATGAGCAAGCATTTTACTGCCAATGGCTACCCTGTGCAGGAATATGAAGCCTATATAGGGTTGATCATAGCTGCCCGGGATGATTATGCGCGCTACGAAAACCACCAGAATATCTGGCTGCTGGAGACCCTTAAGAACAAACTCAAAAAAGTGTTTGCCTTTAGCAAAATATCCTTTCCCGACAATGTAGTGCTGGGCACTGCTCAGTTTGGCCATTTTAACGCCATTGCTACGGCACCTTCGCGGGAGTCCGATATAAAAGTTATTGTGATGGACGATGGGTTGTTTACTTTTCTGAACGGGCTGGCCAAGATCGTTTCCATGGTATTTGATAAAAGAGGGGAAGGCAACGATGGATATTCTTTGAGCTTTGATCCTGCCGATATCGACAACAACCTGAAACAAAACAGCTTTGTCCATGAAAAATTCATTGACCTGGTGGCCACGTATTTCATTAAAGGGCATAGTATGCATGCGGCCTCCTTTCTGCCGGCCTATGAACACAATGCTTTTGCCTCCCTACTGCGGGATACGGCAGAGCTGTTCATCCTTGCGCATGAATATGGCCATATAGTACACGGCCACCTGGCCGGCAATCCGGAGGAGGAGCAAGCGATTGCCGACCAATTCCATGTGCAGACCTGGGAGATCAGTTGGGCAAAAGAATTGCAGGCGGATACCTTTGCGTGCATGCTGGTGATGCGTCATAACCACCACCTGCAAGATATGGAAGCTGCCCTATCGTTTGCAGGCATCCGGTTCTTATTTGCCGCACTGGAGATGTTGTACATCGCCAAAGGAAGCAAACCCTCGCTCACGCATCCTTCGCCGCGCCAGCGGATCACCAGGCTGGTAGATAGCCTGTATGCAGATACACCGGATAAAGAGCTGGTAGATGATATGGAAAGGTTTGGTATGGCTATAACAGCTGTTGTACATCTTTTGTGGGAAATAAACGTGGACACTATTGAAGAGCAGATCCGGCAGGCAACCAGTGCCTGA
- a CDS encoding helix-turn-helix domain-containing protein translates to MNTAATASPARIALNCYSDKPIEGEAFVADHVFSYIISGTQDMWLGNKTWSFKAGDYRFFRRNQLARYVKRPGHDGFRSISVHIDQATLRSMREEVTISSSGHFTNDPLQLLSPNHYFSSFIDSLSPYLKNDSALNSRIIPLKVKELVCILLQTNPALGQPLFDFTAPGKIDLEAFMHEHYRYNVDLSRFAFLTGRSLSTFKRDFQKLFQVTPNRWLVQRRLQEAHYLIKDQHKKPADIYLDLGFEDLSHFSFAYKKAFGSAPTLH, encoded by the coding sequence ATGAACACAGCCGCCACCGCATCGCCCGCAAGGATCGCCCTCAATTGTTATAGTGACAAGCCTATTGAAGGGGAAGCCTTTGTAGCCGATCATGTATTCAGTTATATCATCAGCGGCACGCAGGACATGTGGCTGGGCAACAAGACCTGGTCTTTCAAAGCCGGCGATTACCGTTTTTTCCGCCGGAACCAACTGGCCAGGTATGTGAAGCGGCCCGGCCACGATGGGTTCCGGTCCATATCAGTGCACATCGATCAGGCTACACTGAGAAGCATGCGGGAGGAGGTGACGATCTCTTCCTCCGGCCACTTTACCAATGATCCTTTGCAGTTGCTGTCACCCAACCATTATTTCAGCAGCTTTATTGATTCTTTATCCCCTTACCTGAAAAACGATAGCGCGCTCAACAGCCGGATCATCCCACTCAAAGTAAAAGAGCTGGTATGCATCCTGCTGCAGACCAACCCGGCGCTGGGCCAGCCCTTGTTTGATTTTACAGCACCCGGCAAGATCGACCTGGAAGCTTTTATGCATGAACATTACCGGTACAATGTAGACCTCAGCCGGTTTGCTTTTCTAACCGGCCGGAGCCTCTCCACCTTTAAACGGGATTTTCAGAAACTATTCCAGGTTACGCCCAACCGCTGGCTGGTGCAGCGGCGGTTGCAGGAAGCCCATTACCTCATCAAAGACCAACACAAAAAGCCGGCAGATATTTACCTCGACCTGGGCTTTGAAGACCTCTCCCATTTTTCATTTGCCTATAAAAAAGCCTTTGGCAGTGCGCCGACACTACACTAA
- a CDS encoding DNA polymerase III subunit alpha, with product MYLNCKTYFSLKYGTFTTEALVQEGLEKGATAMALTNINSTADAWTFYKKCIDHNIKPILGAEIRNGDTLLYILLAANNKGFEWINTFISTHLREQKSFPAATSTTSFFYNHADGFVIYPLHAKPIDTLLRHELMGVQPSEVNKIYSIPAAHRDKLVIRQPVTFRNQDQYYVHRLLRAMDHNVVESKLLPEAICGQEEYFLPQEAIFRAFKDHPGIMTNTLRLLDACNLEMDMATPKNKKYFTTCKEDDSQLLRKLAIDGLQQRYGYNKAAAERVHKELKVIDELGFTAYFLLAWDIIRYAKSRNFYHVGRGSGANSIVAYCLKITDVDPLELNLYFERFLNPERTSPPDFDIDFSWLDRDEIIDYIFKRYGEQYVALVGAYVTFQERAVVRELAKVFGLPESEIHGLSALPFVTPEAFEAWNTLRAHAGSMDDYHKGVAHYQAADKAINHSAIIDRLGRKYGLTGEAIAALQQSPMALGVVEEIVWKILYYSPFIHDFPQHISIHAGGMLITEKPIHAYTATFFPPKGFPTTQIDMHVAEDTGLDKLDILSQRGLGHIKETVRLVYENQGVRVHIDEVEQFKKDPLVKERLKTVNTIGCFYIESPAMRQLLSKLRCDTYEALVVASSIIRPGVASSGMMREYITRYLNPRSTLYLHPIMEEILGETFGVMVFQEDVMKVAHYFGGLTLAQADTLRRAMSGKYRSNNRFAMMKDQFFLNCSVKGYTEELTAEVWRQMESFAGYSFCKAHSASFAVESFQDLYLKTYFPIEFMVGVINNFGGFYSTELYFIELRKAGGIPHLPGVNTSEYMTTLQGKEVYTGFVHLKALEKTVALHLITERERNGAYLHLQDFIARTAIKPEQLNILISVGAFRFTGKSKKQLLWEANFLQKRYAAPALPHTLFKEKPVEFQLPDLQDHPVDDMYDEMEILGFPFRNPFELMEEQPVKGLPASELPQYLRRQVDMILYFIDYKVVPTANGTHMAFGAFLDGFMDWVDTVHFPPSFQRYPLKGKGFYRVRGLVVEDFGHYSVEVLFLEKLGYKQRTYANL from the coding sequence ATGTACCTCAATTGTAAAACATATTTCAGTTTAAAATATGGCACCTTCACCACAGAAGCATTGGTGCAGGAAGGCCTTGAAAAAGGCGCTACCGCCATGGCGCTTACCAATATCAATAGCACCGCCGATGCCTGGACCTTTTACAAAAAATGTATTGACCATAATATTAAACCCATTCTCGGCGCAGAGATCAGGAATGGCGACACCCTGCTCTATATCCTGTTAGCAGCAAACAACAAAGGCTTTGAATGGATCAATACATTTATATCAACGCACCTCCGGGAACAAAAATCATTTCCCGCTGCCACCAGCACTACTTCTTTCTTTTATAATCATGCAGATGGGTTTGTTATTTACCCCCTGCATGCCAAACCCATCGACACCTTGCTGCGGCATGAGCTGATGGGGGTACAGCCTTCCGAGGTCAATAAGATATACAGCATTCCTGCCGCCCACCGCGATAAGCTGGTGATCCGCCAGCCTGTTACCTTCCGCAACCAGGACCAGTATTATGTACACCGCCTGCTGCGCGCCATGGACCACAATGTGGTGGAATCAAAACTGTTGCCGGAAGCTATTTGCGGACAGGAAGAATATTTCCTGCCGCAGGAAGCCATCTTCCGCGCCTTCAAAGATCACCCGGGCATTATGACCAATACCCTGCGGCTGTTGGATGCCTGTAACCTGGAGATGGATATGGCCACTCCCAAGAATAAAAAATATTTCACTACCTGTAAAGAAGATGATTCGCAATTGCTGCGCAAGCTGGCCATTGATGGTTTGCAGCAACGCTATGGGTATAACAAAGCAGCGGCCGAAAGAGTACACAAAGAACTGAAGGTGATCGATGAGCTGGGCTTCACCGCTTATTTTCTGCTGGCCTGGGATATTATCCGGTATGCCAAAAGCAGGAACTTTTACCATGTAGGACGCGGCAGCGGGGCCAATAGTATTGTGGCCTATTGTCTGAAAATAACAGATGTGGACCCCCTGGAGCTGAACCTTTATTTTGAACGTTTCCTCAACCCCGAGCGTACTTCACCACCTGACTTTGATATCGACTTCTCCTGGCTCGACCGCGATGAGATCATCGATTATATATTCAAGCGCTATGGCGAGCAATATGTAGCCCTGGTGGGCGCCTATGTTACTTTCCAGGAACGCGCGGTGGTGCGCGAACTGGCCAAGGTATTTGGTCTTCCCGAATCCGAGATCCACGGACTATCGGCTTTGCCTTTCGTTACCCCCGAAGCTTTTGAAGCCTGGAATACCCTGCGTGCCCATGCCGGCAGTATGGACGATTATCATAAAGGCGTAGCCCATTACCAGGCTGCGGACAAGGCCATCAACCACAGCGCCATTATCGACCGGCTGGGCCGCAAGTACGGACTTACCGGTGAAGCGATCGCCGCCCTGCAGCAATCGCCCATGGCGCTGGGCGTGGTGGAGGAGATCGTATGGAAGATATTGTACTATAGCCCTTTCATCCACGATTTTCCGCAGCATATCAGCATCCATGCGGGCGGCATGCTCATCACCGAAAAACCGATACATGCCTATACGGCCACCTTCTTTCCACCGAAAGGATTTCCGACCACACAGATCGATATGCATGTGGCAGAAGATACGGGGCTGGACAAGCTGGATATATTGAGTCAGCGCGGACTGGGACATATCAAAGAAACCGTGCGGCTGGTGTATGAGAACCAGGGCGTGCGGGTGCATATAGATGAAGTAGAGCAATTCAAGAAAGACCCGCTGGTCAAAGAGCGGCTGAAGACCGTCAACACCATAGGGTGTTTTTATATTGAAAGTCCGGCCATGCGGCAATTGCTGAGCAAACTGCGCTGTGATACCTACGAGGCGTTGGTAGTGGCCAGTTCCATCATACGGCCGGGCGTGGCCAGCAGCGGTATGATGCGGGAATACATTACCCGCTACCTCAACCCGCGGTCCACACTCTACCTGCACCCCATCATGGAAGAGATACTGGGTGAAACTTTTGGGGTCATGGTGTTCCAGGAAGATGTGATGAAGGTGGCCCATTATTTTGGCGGGCTCACCCTGGCGCAGGCCGATACCCTGCGGCGGGCCATGAGTGGCAAGTACCGCAGCAATAACCGGTTTGCCATGATGAAAGACCAGTTCTTCCTCAACTGTTCGGTAAAAGGATATACCGAAGAACTGACTGCAGAAGTATGGCGGCAAATGGAATCCTTTGCAGGCTATAGTTTTTGTAAAGCCCACTCTGCCAGTTTTGCCGTAGAAAGTTTCCAGGACCTCTACCTTAAAACCTATTTCCCCATAGAGTTTATGGTAGGCGTGATCAATAATTTCGGCGGCTTTTACAGTACAGAACTGTACTTCATCGAGCTGCGCAAGGCCGGCGGCATCCCGCACCTGCCCGGTGTAAATACCAGTGAGTATATGACCACCCTGCAAGGTAAAGAGGTATATACCGGGTTCGTGCACCTGAAAGCCCTGGAGAAAACCGTGGCCCTGCACCTGATCACTGAAAGGGAACGTAATGGGGCCTACCTGCACCTGCAGGATTTTATAGCACGCACGGCCATCAAACCTGAGCAGTTGAATATCCTTATATCGGTAGGCGCTTTCCGGTTTACCGGCAAATCGAAAAAGCAATTGTTGTGGGAGGCCAACTTCTTACAAAAGCGGTATGCGGCCCCTGCCCTGCCCCATACCTTATTCAAAGAAAAGCCGGTGGAATTTCAATTGCCCGACCTGCAGGATCATCCGGTAGATGATATGTACGATGAGATGGAAATACTGGGTTTTCCTTTCCGGAATCCTTTTGAGCTGATGGAGGAACAACCTGTCAAAGGCCTGCCTGCCAGCGAACTGCCGCAATACCTGCGCAGGCAGGTGGATATGATCCTGTATTTTATCGACTACAAAGTAGTGCCTACCGCCAATGGCACCCATATGGCCTTCGGCGCTTTCCTGGATGGGTTTATGGACTGGGTGGATACCGTACATTTTCCGCCTTCCTTCCAGCGATACCCCCTGAAAGGAAAAGGATTTTACCGGGTGCGCGGGCTGGTGGTGGAAGATTTTGGCCACTACAGTGTGGAAGTGCTGTTCCTCGAAAAACTGGGTTATAAACAACGTACTTACGCAAATCTATAG
- a CDS encoding RNA recognition motif domain-containing protein: protein MNIYVSNLAFTIQDEELKNLFTPYGVVSSAKVINDRETGRSKGFGFVEMDDSKSAQEAISQLDQLTIEGRQIKVSEARPKPERSFGGGGGGNSPFKSDNGGYNKRKW, encoded by the coding sequence ATGAACATTTATGTTTCAAACCTGGCATTTACTATCCAGGATGAAGAATTGAAGAATTTATTTACACCTTACGGTGTAGTGAGCTCTGCAAAAGTTATTAACGACAGGGAAACCGGTCGTTCCAAAGGTTTTGGTTTTGTGGAAATGGACGACAGCAAGTCTGCCCAGGAAGCTATCAGCCAGCTGGATCAGTTGACGATCGAAGGCAGGCAGATCAAAGTATCAGAAGCCAGGCCCAAGCCCGAAAGGTCTTTCGGTGGCGGCGGTGGCGGTAACAGCCCATTCAAGAGCGATAACGGCGGTTACAACAAACGCAAATGGTAA